GTGGTAACCGGATAAAAGCAGGGGAAGATAAAGATCTGATGTACTCACATGATTNNNNNNNNNNNNNNNNNNNNNNNNNNNNNNNNNNNNNNNNNNNNNNNNNNNNNNNNNNNNNNNNNNNNNNNNNNNNNNNNNNNNNNNNNNNNNNNNNNNNNNNNNNNNNNNNNNNNNNNNNNNNNNNNNNNNNNNNNNNNNNNNNNNNNNNNNNNNNNNNNNNNNNNNNNNNNNNNNNNNNNNNNNNNNNNNNNNNNNNNNNNNNNNNNNNNNNNNNNNNNNNNNNNNNNNNNNNNNNNNNNNNNNNNNNNNNNNNNNNNNNNNNNNNNNNNNNNNNNNNNNNNNNNNNNNNNNNNNNNNNNNNNNNNNNNNNNNNNNNNNNNNNNNNNNNNNNNNNNNNNNNNNNNNNNNNNNNNNNNNNNNNNNNNNNNNNNNNNNNNNNNNNNNNNNNNNNNNNNNNNNNNNNNNNNNNNNNNNNNNNNNNNNNNNNNNNNNNNNNNNNNNNNNNNNNNNNNNNNNNNNNNNNNNNNNNNNNNNNNNNNNNNNNNNNNNNNNNNNNNNNNNNNNNNNNNNNNNNNNNNNNNNNNNNNNNNNNNNNNNNNNNNNNNNNNNNNNNNNNNNNNNNNNNNNNNNNNNNNNNNGCGGCGCGGCCGGATTAATCGCTGGTCGGCCATCGGCACGGTGGTGGGTGCGACTCGTCGGCAGCTGGGCAGATCCGCGGGATTCTACCCTTGTCTGGCCCTTGACAGCGCGGGCAACTACGGGGGAAATCCTAGATCTCCTTGGGATCGAGCAATGGCGGCGCTTTTGCATCGTAGTTCCTCTTTAGGGCATTGTTTTCGAGTTTGCTCTGGTTGAAGGGACTAGCGACGTCAGCGGCGCACGTCTGGTGGAGCAACTGCCGATGAAAATTGCGCCGactacggtcatggcggacgatggcggcatcTTAGATGTCGTTCCCTTGTCGAGGCATCGTCCTTGCAGTCTGCGTCATCAGGCTCgggatgctccgggggaaacccttgatctGGGTCTTTCGGATTGGACGATGATGGCGTTTTATCGCtttccctcctgggggcatcgttttggagtagGTGCTGGCTGGGGGAtgatggagcggtgcttcatctcacaCATCGATGGCGGTGAATATCGATGGCATGGCGCTGTGGAGTCTCGGTGTCCGAtgcacggagatggactcgcgcaggaggaggttgctgtctggcgtcatggtgacgtcgatggcagagtggccagacaaggtagcaCTACAACAAAATAGGCATGTAGAGGCGCTCAATGTAGGTGTTAGAGGCGCAATAAATCATCTCTAGCAGATTTTAGAGTCGCTCATTAAAGCGTCTTTGGAGCGTCTCCCCACGCACCGTCTCAAATACCATTGAGACGCATAGGGAGCGTGTCTACAGGAAAATGAGACGTTTTAAGACCGTCCTTACAAAGCGTGTCTACATGGATGAGACGTTTTAAGAGTGTCCTCCTGCCCTTAGAGACGCATTGCTAAATTCATGCTAGATGCAACTGCATATATTCTCTTTCGTTGTATAATTTCTTAATTAAGTTGCACTTAATAAAATTACTTTCTTATATTAAACAGTTTGACTCCCATTTACATATCAGAAATCGCGCAAAATAATAGCATTGTATTAATTAGAGCAGTAGTATTTTACAAACTCAATTGTACACATCATCAATAAAAAAATTACATATTTCACAAACTAGCTGAAatatatctactccctccgtttctgaaGATAAGTCTTTTTTACAGATTTTAATTGAGACTACATACTAATGTATATAGATGTACTTTAGAGCATAGATTCACTGATTTTGCTCCGTGTATAGTTCACatcgaaatctctaaaaagacttatatttaggaacagagggagtatatgatttCTAGTTTGTACATGCTGATAGTGGAATAATAGCTCCTTGCTTTCTCTACTTCTGTAGTTTATCCTTGTGGTGGCTACCTTTAGAATTCGCACGTACAAGTTTTCTGCAAAGAAAGCAAAATgagatttgaaaaaaaaaatcattggAACTTCTACCAGCGAGTTCTCCTTTGCTGAACATACAACCATAAGAATAGAGAATGGTATTTATGTACCACACCGAGTAAACATGCCCTCCAGAAGTTTAGTCTAGTCTGGTTGATGTCATGTTACCATACGAAGTATAGATACGTATACTGTAAAAGGAAGAAACATCATGTTGTTGTTGATGGATATACCTTACAAAAAATATGtaaagaaataacatcaggttaacATACGGGGACTGAACTTTCATGGTTGCGACACTAATAATGTCCAAGCCTTAATACTATCTCCACATAAGACTATAAGACGACATTTACCATAAAAAACTGAATTCTCATGCTAGTTCACATTAATACTCTTCAGTCGAACACAAAAGCGAGCATGATGCCATTTTGCTGCTTCAGACATAGTGCAACGCATCTAATCCAGATGTTTCACATAATCACATATGATTAGATTTTACCAAAAATGATAATATATCCATCCACGGTGCTCTTTATCAGACAACATCAGAAAAGTTTCTGCAGATGAGAAACCACATGTATGAGTTGATCTCTCCCTCTTATAGTACAAGGCATGTTTATTCAAAAAAATATTAGAACGTGGGCACAAAGTTCTTATAATCAGTTATGGGGGAAAATGAAGGTGATTTGATAGTTGATACACGAGCATTATTAATTGCATGAAAAAGAAAAATCCGTTAATAACACTGATCACCTTATTCTATCCGGATATTCTCACAGGCTTTTTATCAAGCACCAACATTCGTGTGTACCAATAATTTGGGAGCAAACAAGTGTAAGATCGACTTTAAGTTGAACTAGTAGTTTAGTCAGTAAAAATATGAGAGTTCAGAAAAAAAGACAAAGTATTGTTGTCCCATATTGTAATAGAGATAACCTAAAGTAAATGTGATGTCAAGATTCTCCTCCACAATTAAGTACGCATCAAGGCAGGGGCTCTAATTTTTTACTTGGAATGAATTCATAGAACAACAACTAAAACTAAAAAAAGTAGATCAACTCACCTATAGATGAATTGGCTGCCTTGTGCGCTCGCGCAAGTCACTTATGTTCCCCAAATCACTCGCTAGCTTCCCGCTGGTCGATAGTGGCGGGCACGAGGTCAGTCTACCTGATGGCAACAAGCTTCACATGGCAGACGACGCATGGATGAATTTTGGTTGCAAGACGAAGGGTTCTCAGAGACAGAGAGGGTGGCAATTCACCGGGGCGGACATTTTTTCCCTGAGGATCAGTGGCGGAGGACGAATTTTTTCTGAGGTGGGGCGAACTCTAAAGCACAAAAATCAAAATCAGAAGACAATGGTAGTGCACACAAATACTTTTAGCTGAAAATGCcactaaaataaaaaaaaattacacACCTCCCCTTTGCCTTTGCTAGGCCTTCCCCTTCATATCCATGTTTTCCCTTCGCCCACAAAGTTGGCAACGCCGCTGCACCACCCACACTCACTGTTTTTAATCAGCAATTGTCAATTTGTCATCAATATTAAGAAAAAATTCTATCACAGAGCATAAAGCACATACAAAAATGAATGTAAAGCACTGAGTAATTACTATCACATATCACACATTCTCACTGTTTTTAATTAGAAAAATTCGTCAATATGTTATGAATCTCCAGCCACTAGTGCACACACGACTAGAAAAAGAGAAAACAGAACATGGATGGAAAAAGAACAGAGTCGATGAGGGGGCTGCAGGCGGGGTGTGGACGCTGACCGCCGCCCTCGCCGCTCCAGCCGGCCGCCGCCCTCGCTGCTCTTGCTGTCCACCGGCCCGCACACAGACCGCAGCCGTCCGCCGGCTCCGCGTGCCGCTCCGTGCTGCTAGGTAAGCTCCGGCTGGCTTCCTGCTATGTTGGACGGCTGGAACATTGGAGAGGACAGAATCGCTGCTCACTGACTCAGGATCCAACAAGACAACGATTTTTTCAGGAACTATCGACGAATCAGAGCGAGTACCCATAAATATACCTATACGTAATTTTCTGCCCCGGCAAATCAAGGTAGGGCGGGCGCCCGTCCTCGCCCTACCGAGAGCTCCCCCTGTGCCGGGGATCACATAAACTAATTAAGATGTCTGTGATAACATTGTTGTAGTGCAGAAAGATGAATCTCAATCAAAGTCTGATCGACACCGACAGTGTACATACAAACAAACGAGCGCCTAGCTGATCAGTACCATGTCTCATTAATGGTGGTGCTCGACCAGGAGTGCAAAACTTGGGGGCGGGGGTGAGTCAGTACTCAGTAGGAGGAGTTGGGGATGTGCAGTTCTGTGCCGACCCCGCCATCCGTCATCTTCCCTTTCAGCCGCAGCGCACCGTGTGCCGGAGCTATCGGTAGAGGCGGCCGGAGTGGGGCTGGGCGCCGCCTAGAAGCTGGCGTCCCTGAGACCCCGAGGCTATTGCTGGAGGCTGGCGAGCGAGAGGGGAGGCAGGGAGGGCGGTGGGTGGGTGGACTTGCGACAGCGAGTCTGTGGTGGGGAGGACCAGGATCTTGGAAGAGGCGGCGGCCTGGCATGGCGGCGCTAGGTTTAGAGGTCACTGAGATCGCTCTCTTTTTTCACGGTAGTTATTTTCTTAGCCCATATCGCACGATGGGGGATAAAGGTTGATGGTGGTTGAACAAGATATTTTAACGCGTCTAGATTTTTTTTATGGGAATCAAGGGACGATGTCTTTTGCGCCTCACAAGACGTCTCTATACGCCAAGTGATTTTTAATAATGAGACGTAGATAAAAGCGTCAAATCAAAAACGTCTCTACATGTCTATTTTGTTGTAgtgtagaagcctcaatatgatctgaagacggacctgtgaaagatggcggcgacgacacacgagtgcgtctgaccggattgtgccccagacccgatatgtggctcggctggggcttccgaatatgtttcggcttccggcttttgatgttaggcttaggtgagtggtttgggtagtggcccagctagcaccacTTCATCATTTTAGATAGAAGTAACGGCATGTGTtgtcaagatggtggattcagacacattgttgtaatactttgtaaggtcctcgagaataatcaataaagtggccgtatgcattttCTAGATGCAGAGGTATGAGGTCATcctccttttttaaaaaaaaactgacaTGATTGAACATTAGAACACGAGGATGAAAGGGAACCAGAGACGAAAGCGTTGAGAAAGAAAGAGTTCATGCATGCACAACAACCCAGTGATAAAACACTAGTTTAGTGAGTAGTACTAGTTAGTTAAGCCCGGTGAAGTGAAGATTGATTGAGGCGAGGTGGGCTAATGGCGCAACAACAGCTACGTGCCACCGGACCACCGGCTCCGTCTATATAAGCCCCCGAGACATCGCCCATTTCCTTCATCAACCCATCCATCAGCCGAGCGATCAGTAGTGCCAGAGCTCCGAGCCAGCCAACAATGGCGCCGTCTCCGCTGCTCGTAGCGCTTGTGATGGTCTCGTCGTGCTTCTTGGCCGTGTCCGGCCAGAAGTTCAACGCCATCTACAGCTTCGGCGACTCCATGTCCGACACCGGCAACCTCTGCGTGAACGGCCCCCCCGCCGGCCTCACCCTCACCCAGCCCCCCTACGGCGAGACCTTCTTCGGCCGCGCCACCTGCCGCTGCTCCGACGGCCGCCTCGTCGTCGACTTCCTCGGTACGCACGCTCGCCGTCGCCGGTTTTGATTTGAACCCGCCATGCATGCATTTTCCCTCCAAAACAAGAAAAGCAGAGCATGCACTCTGCTTCGAGTTCGAGGACGACAGGTGAGCTGACGTGCTCTGTTTTTGGCGTGTGCGTGCAGCCGAGAGGTTCGGGCTGCCGCTGCTGAAGCCGTCGAAGCAGGGCGGCGCGGACTTCAAGCAGGGCGCCAACATGGCCATCATCGGCGCCACCACCATGGGCTCCAGCTTCTTCCAGTCGCTCGGCGTCGGCGACAAGATCTGGAACAACGGGCCCCTCGACACCCAGATCCAGTGGTTCCAGAACCTCCTCCCCTCCGTCTGCGGCTCATGTACGTATCAAACACCGCCATTAATCCCCCTCCTACCTCCTCAACTCTACCGCCATCGCCATTAACGCCGCCTGGTCCATGCCAAGGCCAGAGAGAAAAACAAAATGTCTGCCTGCCCGCCCCCACCCCACCCCATGCATGATCACGCGCGCCATTAACTAACTCCACACGTACGTACTACAGCTTGCAAGACCTACTTGTCCAAGTCCCTGTTCGTGCTGGGCGAGCTGGGCGGGAACGACTACAACGCGCAGCTCTTCGGCGGCTACACGCCGGAGCAGGCGGCCGGGCAGAGCCCCACCATCGTCGACGCCATCGGCGCCGGCGCAGAGAAGCTCATCGGCCTCGGCGCCATGTACATCGTCATCCCCGGGGTGCTCCCCGTCGGCTGCTTCCCCATCTACCTCACGCTGTACCAGACCTCCAACGCCGGCGACTACGACCAGTACGGCTGCCTGAAGCGGTTCAATGCGCTGTCGGCCCGCCACAACTCGCTGCTCCAGAGCAAGGTGAGCAGCCTGCAGAGCAAGTACCCGTACGCCAAGATCATGTACGCCGACTTCTACTCCCACGTCTTCGACATGGTCAAGAGCCCCGCCACCTACGGTACGTCGCTCCGTCACTGGACACTGATCTTCCTCCTCTTATCCCGTCGTCTTCTTTGGCTCCGGCGAGCTGAGTGTTTGTTTGTGTGTGATTGTGCTTGTGCTTGCAGGGTTCAGCACGAACCTGAGGGCGTgctgcggcgcgggcggcggcaagTACAACTACCAGAACGGCGCTCGGTGCGGCATGTCCGGCGCGTCGGCGTGCGGCAACCCGTCGTCGTCGCTGAGCTGGGACGGGATCCACCTGACGGAGGCAGCCTACAAGAAGATCGCCGACGGCTGGGTCAACGGGCCCTACTGCCACCCGGCCATCCTCTCctagagcgagcgagcgagctccGGCTAGCCTGTCGTTTGGTTGCTTCCTTTCCTTCCTCGAAGCTGGGGAGGGAATGGGTCACTATTATTtttagcagaagaagaagaagatgatgatgatgatgatgtgttgCGAGAATAAGCATCAATTTGGTTGATTCTCGTGTAATTTGCGGTTTGGTTAGGAATGCGATCGGGCGGTTATTTATgtgtttgattgaatgaatgttTGATGAAAGGTGTGGTTGGAACATTCATGATCCAGTGCGTAAACAACCCACCAAAACTAATCATTGGCGCCAAAAATAAACAAAATTGACTCACCCACGCCCGCGAACCAGTAGCAACAACTTGACGATGATACTATATAGCCTTTAACACCTGAGCAGACCGTTTTCTTTCCTTGAGAGAGGCATGGCCAAAAGCAACCTGTGCTCGACGGCTTGAGTGCAGAACGGAAGTTGCCATGCTACATGTGAAAAGTTGAGCCCGTTCTCCTTTGCCCACCTCACCCATCAGAGATCAGATCATCATCCAAAGAGTACCACTCATAGTCATAGAGAGGAGAGAGGAGATGATCTAGCTCTACTGCGGCAGAGGGCAATCGTACTCTGTCCCTGTGCCCTTGTGTTTTCGCTTTTCTGTTCTGATCCGATCGACTGGGCGATCATTTCATTTGTTTCCCCCGAAATAAACGATGCGTGATGAGGTGTTGAGATGTCCTCGATCGGTCATAAGCACAAACGACTTTGCAGTTTCCACTGTGGCACTGGATCAACGATCAAAGGACCGTGCCAGTTCCTACCGAGGAGTACTAACTAGGAGTACTACCAGGAACGAGACCAAGCTTCAAAGTTTGCCTTTTCCCGTGCATCATTGAccaacttgcttacaagctctcttTTTTCTCCTGTTCGTACACTACTTTTTTCGAGGTTGCTCGTACACCACAACTCTCTGCATtttaatgatgtagaggttgaggGTGATCCTCTTTTTCAAGAAAAACAACTCTATGCATTCTGTTTATTTTTTTCGGTCTGTGATTCTGTTCCGGCATATACAATTATTATGGTAtgatttcggtatataccataacaaTCAAAATTGAAACGAATTTAAAAATGACATGATAGTCTACAAATTTATCTCAAAGCATGTACTTTTTTGTACAAATGCATTCACGGATTCATGCCTTGATGGCTGGTTGTGCATGCTTATGTGCAATGCATacattgctatttttattttaaaaaaatcacgAAATTGAAAAACATTCGTAGATTTTAAAAGAAGTTcacgatttgaaaaaaagttcagagCTGAAAGTTCACGAATTTGCAATAAGTTCACCGATTCTGGGAAAAAGGTTAACGAATCTAAAAAATGCAAATTtcgaaaaaaaaatcatgaatttgaaaaatgttcatcgattttgaaaatggTTGATGAATTTGAAAAGAGATCATGGATTTTGAAGAGAAAGTTCACGAATTCGAAGAAAGTTTCAATTTTGCAAAAAGTTCACACTTCAGCGCTAGGTCTTAAGGTACATCTCCACGGCCTGCTCGATGGGCTTTGTATTTTCCAGGACCTGCTAGACCTAGCACGAGGTTGAGTCGTCCTTCAGCGCTATGTGTTTTTTTTTCTAAGGGgtagaattttttttgaggggTTCTAAGGGGTAGATAAGGCAGCGCCGATGTGCCTCCGCTCCACGGGCCGGCCCACAACTTGCTGTTCCAGAGCAAGTACCCCTACGCCAAGATCATGTACACCGACTTCTACTCCCACGTCTTCGACATGGCCAAGAGCCCCGCTAGCTACGGTACGTTACTATTTATACTGATCATGGTCTTCCTACTACTCCGTCGTCTTCTCCGGCTCCGTCGAGCTAAGTGTTTGTTTGCTTGTACAGGGTTCAGCACGAACATGAGGGCATGTTGCGGGCCGACGGCGGCAAGTACAACTACCAGAACGGCGCCAAGTGTGGCATGTCTGGCGCGTCGGCGTGCGGCAAACCGGAAGAGAAAAGTGTGGTTGGAACATTCATGATCAAGTGCGGCGTACACAATCAGGACCAAAACTGATCATTGGCGCCAAAAAAGAGCGGGCCTactaaaaatcagtcgactgagatttaaccaagtctcagtcgaCCGTGCAACATTTTATGCGATCGTTTGCAACATTTTTTCTTACCTGTTGCAACATCCATCTTACTGGTTGTAGCATGTCGTCCCTCATTGGTTATAGCACGTCATCTCATCGGTTGCAACATCCTTCATTGACGGTTGTAGCATTTCAGTTAGAACAGTTGTTGCATTTATTGCTGTTGCTTGCAATACCGACGCAACATTTTTCGTCGTCGTTTGTAGCATCGAGTTGTGCCGcttgttgcaaaaaaaaaaaaaacatgctGACGTCACTCAACTAAGACTTCGTTAAGTCTTAATCGACTGAGTTTTAGACACACCCTATAAATATAGCCACTCAAAAAACTAAACAGCATCGATTGCGTGATCTtataagaaaaagagaaaaggaggCCTGATTAGGTAATCAATTCCATCAACCAAGCAGCTCGCTAGGCAGCAGTCCAGCAGCATCATGATCATCACGTACATACACATGTTGTATGATTCCACAGCCCCCGTTATAATTGGCAGCCAGCCCTTTGTTTGAATCCGTCGCCAAAAAGCCTTGCTTCCTCAGAAACAGAAACCTACAACGACCACATCAGCTAGCAGCCAGCCAGCTGAACAGCACCGGTGGTTATATGTTGCCATTGTGTCAACCGGACGCCACCATCGTTCGTTGCTTTCGACCTCCTCCTTTCCCGGCTCGGGAAGCTATCAGCAGCAGCCCAGCCGGTCAAACACCATTGTCAGCAACAGCAGCGGCACGCAGATGCAATGATCCATGTGTGGTTACACTAATACGGACACCAACTTTATAAAAAGCGGGGATACTATATCTGTTCCCTATATGCATGGCTTTATAGGTCAGAGGAAATATTCATCTTCCCTTCGCCTGTGTTTGTTATTTGCGTAGCGGTAGTTGcatttgcatgcatgcatgtgtcgtACGTAAATGTAAGTCTTCATAGAGCCTTTAATCCAGACTAtatatgaatgtatatagacatggtttaaagtgtaaattcattcattttgttccgtgtgtagtctatattggaatctctgaaAAGAattgtatttaggaacgaagggagtagtactgACTTGAATGTCTCGATTTCCCGCGAGAAAAATCCTTGAATATCTCCACTGAAAAGTGAAGACTATACTTAACGTAGGGAGGAGAGATAAGATACGGATGCAGCGCGCGCGCAACAACTCCATTACCGGAGGACATGCATCCAAAAGCATGTCATGGATGCGGGTGCAACGGCTGGTGTTTGCCGGCCGGGGTGGATGGCGTGTCAATTATCGAGctaactttttccctaagaaaatgAATAAAAAATATCGAACTAACTTGGCACTGGGAATGCATGGCCATGCATGTGCCAAGTGGTGTGGGTCCAAGGGGAAAAGGTTG
This portion of the Triticum dicoccoides isolate Atlit2015 ecotype Zavitan chromosome 7A, WEW_v2.0, whole genome shotgun sequence genome encodes:
- the LOC119329823 gene encoding GDSL esterase/lipase At5g45910-like, with the protein product MAPSPLLVALVMVSSCFLAVSGQKFNAIYSFGDSMSDTGNLCVNGPPAGLTLTQPPYGETFFGRATCRCSDGRLVVDFLAERFGLPLLKPSKQGGADFKQGANMAIIGATTMGSSFFQSLGVGDKIWNNGPLDTQIQWFQNLLPSVCGSSCKTYLSKSLFVLGELGGNDYNAQLFGGYTPEQAAGQSPTIVDAIGAGAEKLIGLGAMYIVIPGVLPVGCFPIYLTLYQTSNAGDYDQYGCLKRFNALSARHNSLLQSKVSSLQSKYPYAKIMYADFYSHVFDMVKSPATYGFSTNLRACCGAGGGKYNYQNGARCGMSGASACGNPSSSLSWDGIHLTEAAYKKIADGWVNGPYCHPAILS